From a single Mobula birostris isolate sMobBir1 chromosome 13, sMobBir1.hap1, whole genome shotgun sequence genomic region:
- the LOC140208001 gene encoding uncharacterized protein has protein sequence MAHQRVHTGEQLFTCSDCGKRYTRSSALLRHQSVHTGERPFTCPDCGKGFTCSSKLKLHQRVHTGERPFTCSDCGKGFSSSSQLKIHQRFHTGERPFTCSDCGKGFTSSSELKGHQRFHTSEKPFTCSDCGKGFTRSSDLLVHTSVHTGERPFKCSDCGKGFTQSSKLKVHQRVHTGERPFTCSVCGKGFTWSSNLKAHQYLHVS, from the coding sequence atggctcaccagcgagttcacactggagagcagctgttcacctgctcagactgtgggaagagatacaCTCGGTCATCcgccctactgagacaccagtcagttcacaccggggagcggccgttcacctgcccggactgtgggaagggatttacttgctcatctaaactgaagctacatcagagagttcacactggagagaggccattcacttgctcagactgtgggaagggattcagttcgtcatctcaactgaagatacatcagcgatttcacactggggagcggccgttcacctgctcagactgtgggaagggattcacttcgtcatctgaactgaagggacatcagcgatttcacaccagtgagaagccgttcacctgctcagactgtgggaagggattcactcggtcatccgacctactggtacacacgtcagttcatactggggagaggccgttcaaatgctcagactgtgggaagggattcactcagtcatctaaactgaaggtacatcagagagttcacactggggagaggccattcacctgctcagtgtgtgggaagggattcacttggtcatccaacctaaaggcacacca